One segment of Yersinia kristensenii DNA contains the following:
- a CDS encoding pyrimidine (deoxy)nucleoside triphosphate diphosphatase, whose product MIDVVAAIIERNGKILLAQRDSHRDQAGLWEFPGGKVEVGESQPQALIRELAEELNIDAAIARYVATNQWDSPKGTIRLHAWHIESFCGEPVLHCHSALAWLIPKDVHHYPLAPADIPLLEAFIRQKR is encoded by the coding sequence ATGATTGATGTCGTCGCGGCAATTATTGAACGAAACGGTAAGATTTTATTGGCACAACGAGATTCACATCGCGATCAGGCGGGTTTGTGGGAATTCCCTGGCGGGAAAGTCGAGGTTGGAGAAAGCCAACCGCAAGCATTGATACGCGAACTTGCCGAAGAGTTAAATATTGACGCGGCGATAGCCAGATATGTTGCGACCAATCAGTGGGATTCACCGAAAGGCACCATCCGACTACATGCCTGGCACATTGAAAGCTTCTGTGGTGAGCCTGTGTTACATTGCCACTCCGCCCTCGCCTGGCTAATACCAAAGGATGTCCATCACTACCCTCTGGCCCCCGCCGACATCCCATTATTAGAGGCTTTTATCCGCCAAAAACGGTAA
- the xthA gene encoding exodeoxyribonuclease III — protein MKFVSFNINGLRARPHQLAAIIEQHQPDVIGLQETKVHDDMFPLEEVSQHGYHVFYHGQKGHYGVALLTKNEPLAVRRGFPTDEEDAQRRIIMADIATPQGPLTVINGYFPQGESRDHPIKFPAKERFYADLQQYLEQQLSSDAQVLIMGDVNISPTDMDIGIGEESRKRWLRTGKCSFLPEERAWLERLQNWGLVDTFRAANPDCNDQFSWFDYRSRGFDENRGLRIDLLLASHPLAARCIATGIDYDIRSMEKPSDHAPVWSEFAL, from the coding sequence ATGAAGTTTGTCTCTTTTAATATCAATGGCCTACGTGCTCGACCTCATCAACTTGCTGCAATAATCGAACAACATCAACCCGATGTTATTGGACTTCAAGAAACAAAAGTACATGATGATATGTTTCCGCTTGAAGAAGTCAGTCAGCATGGCTATCACGTCTTTTATCATGGACAAAAAGGCCATTACGGTGTTGCATTGTTAACCAAGAATGAACCCTTAGCCGTGCGACGTGGATTTCCTACCGATGAAGAAGATGCACAGCGCCGTATTATTATGGCTGATATTGCGACACCACAAGGCCCATTAACCGTGATTAATGGCTATTTCCCCCAAGGGGAAAGCCGTGACCATCCCATAAAATTTCCGGCTAAAGAGCGTTTTTATGCTGACTTACAGCAGTACTTGGAACAGCAACTGTCATCTGATGCCCAAGTATTAATTATGGGAGATGTCAATATCAGCCCAACAGATATGGATATTGGTATTGGCGAAGAGAGCCGCAAGCGCTGGTTGCGTACGGGTAAATGTTCATTCCTACCTGAAGAACGTGCATGGCTGGAGCGTTTACAAAATTGGGGATTAGTGGATACATTCCGTGCAGCAAATCCCGATTGTAACGACCAATTTTCATGGTTTGATTACCGTTCACGTGGTTTTGACGAGAATAGAGGCTTACGCATAGATTTATTGCTGGCGAGCCACCCTCTGGCAGCTCGCTGCATTGCCACTGGCATTGATTACGATATTAGAAGTATGGAAAAACCCTCAGACCACGCCCCTGTGTGGTCTGAATTCGCACTCTAA
- a CDS encoding LysR family transcriptional regulator — protein MFLSRKFEAFMAVVENGSLSKAARVMNRTTPPVAKSIKDFESIIGKKLFKREKFGMSLTRDGEVLYNDLKDLYQQEKEITKKHLTGHVSNVINIYYDWGKSEKLTKLYKVAEKNNIQANIIKFYYENIDEIGDYDGNSLILSSEKITSDRFTLLNEVPDSGFGIYGRKDIINESPDVINILHNNTWLCNPTLYRSKFVKDLEEFVKKQYDKVSVRQVDNLACCLDFIYSGRYICITDSIMDNFNGDSKLDFINLANFQDENKLYFYKSRSHSSVLNGLIDYIYSLV, from the coding sequence ATGTTTCTATCTCGTAAGTTTGAGGCCTTTATGGCTGTAGTTGAAAATGGTTCGCTGAGTAAGGCTGCAAGAGTGATGAATAGAACTACACCTCCTGTAGCAAAGTCTATTAAAGACTTTGAAAGTATAATAGGAAAAAAATTATTTAAGCGAGAGAAGTTTGGCATGAGTTTAACTCGGGATGGCGAGGTTTTATATAATGATCTAAAAGATTTATATCAGCAAGAAAAAGAAATAACCAAAAAACATCTTACCGGTCATGTTTCTAATGTTATTAATATTTATTACGACTGGGGAAAAAGTGAAAAACTGACGAAATTGTATAAAGTCGCTGAGAAAAATAACATCCAAGCTAATATAATAAAATTTTATTATGAAAATATTGATGAGATTGGAGATTATGATGGAAACTCGCTGATACTTTCATCGGAAAAAATAACCAGTGACAGATTTACACTATTGAATGAGGTTCCAGATAGCGGTTTTGGTATTTATGGTAGAAAAGATATAATTAATGAAAGCCCGGACGTAATAAATATTCTTCATAATAATACGTGGCTGTGTAATCCAACTTTATATAGAAGTAAGTTCGTTAAGGATTTAGAGGAATTTGTTAAAAAACAATATGATAAAGTTAGTGTTAGGCAAGTGGATAACTTAGCTTGCTGTTTGGACTTTATCTATTCAGGTAGATATATCTGTATTACAGACTCTATCATGGATAATTTTAATGGTGATTCAAAATTGGATTTCATAAATTTAGCCAATTTCCAAGATGAAAATAAATTGTATTTTTATAAATCAAGGTCGCATTCAAGCGTACTAAATGGGCTAATTGACTATATTTATAGTCTAGTATAA
- the purU gene encoding formyltetrahydrofolate deformylase — translation MPHQNVQKKVLRTICPDAKGLIAKITNICYKHQLNIVQNNEFVDHLTGRFFMRTELEGIFNDTTLLADLDDALPEGTNRELHTAGRRRIVIMVTKEAHCLGDLLMKSAYGGLDVEIAAVIGNHDALQNLVERFDIPFHLISHEGLTREQHDQLLIEQIEQYQPDYVVLAKYMRVLTPAFVQRFPYQIINIHHSFLPAFIGARPYHQAYERGVKIIGATAHYVNDSLDEGPIIMQDVIHVDHSYTAEDMMRAGRDVEKNVLSRALYRVLAQRVFVYGNRTVIL, via the coding sequence ATGCCACACCAGAATGTACAAAAGAAAGTGTTACGCACCATTTGCCCTGATGCCAAAGGTTTAATCGCAAAAATTACTAATATTTGCTACAAACACCAACTGAATATCGTGCAAAATAATGAATTCGTCGATCATCTGACTGGTCGCTTTTTCATGCGTACAGAGCTTGAGGGTATTTTTAACGATACCACCCTACTCGCCGATCTGGACGATGCTTTACCAGAAGGGACCAACCGCGAATTGCATACTGCTGGGCGTCGTCGTATTGTCATTATGGTCACCAAAGAGGCACATTGCTTGGGTGACTTATTAATGAAAAGCGCCTACGGCGGTCTGGATGTTGAGATTGCCGCCGTCATTGGCAACCACGATGCGTTACAAAATTTAGTGGAGCGCTTTGATATACCTTTCCACTTGATTAGTCATGAAGGGCTCACTCGGGAACAGCATGATCAACTTTTGATTGAACAAATTGAGCAATATCAACCAGATTATGTTGTGCTGGCAAAATATATGCGCGTATTAACGCCTGCATTTGTGCAGCGCTTCCCGTACCAAATTATTAATATCCACCATTCATTCTTACCTGCTTTTATCGGTGCCCGTCCATATCATCAAGCTTATGAGCGTGGTGTGAAAATCATTGGTGCTACTGCGCATTATGTCAATGACAGCCTAGATGAAGGCCCAATTATTATGCAGGATGTGATTCATGTTGATCACTCATATACCGCCGAAGATATGATGCGTGCCGGACGTGATGTTGAAAAAAATGTACTGAGCCGGGCGCTCTATCGTGTATTAGCCCAGCGGGTTTTTGTTTACGGTAACCGAACTGTTATTTTGTAA
- a CDS encoding YchJ family protein codes for MLEQCPCGSTLEYQECCEPYILGTQVAVNPAVLMRSRYSAYVKKNVDYLVKTWHPDCNAQKWREGIIQSFSNTTWHGLTVIAEIESDRDDEAFVEFIARFSDTTCFTDTNSTPTSSMHERSRFLRINEHWYYIDGIRPSVGRNDSCPCGSGKKYKKCCGR; via the coding sequence TTGTTAGAACAGTGTCCTTGTGGCAGTACACTTGAATATCAAGAATGTTGTGAACCTTATATTCTTGGTACTCAAGTTGCGGTTAACCCGGCAGTATTGATGCGTTCCCGCTATAGCGCTTACGTGAAAAAGAATGTGGATTACCTGGTCAAAACTTGGCATCCCGACTGCAATGCGCAAAAATGGCGTGAGGGAATAATTCAAAGTTTTAGTAATACTACATGGCACGGATTAACAGTCATTGCTGAAATCGAGAGTGATCGTGATGATGAGGCATTTGTTGAGTTTATCGCTCGTTTTTCTGATACAACCTGTTTTACTGATACAAATAGTACCCCGACAAGCTCCATGCATGAACGTTCTCGCTTCCTTCGCATAAATGAACACTGGTACTATATTGACGGAATCCGGCCATCTGTGGGTAGAAATGATTCATGCCCTTGTGGCTCGGGGAAAAAATATAAGAAATGCTGCGGGCGCTGA
- a CDS encoding GNAT family N-acetyltransferase — MNIEICQMDRFIPEIVTLINQLDAYQSALYPAESNHAEPIENLAQIKTYIYVAKWDSRIVGCATLVLPRDSVPEVKRVFVTPDCRGYGIASLLMSALIDKANTLKVKEVYLETGVLQPEAISLYQRQGFELTAQFSHYTYDPLSVFMVKKLDPNQ; from the coding sequence ATGAATATTGAAATATGCCAAATGGATCGGTTTATCCCTGAGATTGTTACATTAATTAATCAATTAGATGCGTATCAATCGGCACTCTACCCCGCAGAAAGCAATCATGCGGAGCCTATAGAGAATTTGGCTCAGATAAAAACATATATTTATGTCGCTAAATGGGACAGTCGCATTGTCGGATGCGCGACTCTGGTACTACCAAGGGATAGCGTCCCTGAAGTTAAACGCGTTTTTGTCACGCCAGATTGTCGAGGTTATGGTATTGCATCATTGTTGATGTCCGCTTTGATTGACAAAGCTAATACTTTAAAAGTAAAGGAAGTTTACCTTGAGACAGGAGTGTTACAACCTGAAGCAATAAGCTTATATCAACGGCAAGGTTTTGAATTGACTGCTCAGTTCAGCCATTATACCTATGACCCATTGAGTGTATTTATGGTGAAAAAGCTAGATCCAAACCAATAA
- the rssA gene encoding patatin-like phospholipase RssA, giving the protein MRKSKVGLALGAGAAKGWAHIGVINALKKMGVEIDVVAGCSVGSLVGAAYASDHLEVMERWVRSFKYWDVIRMMDFSWRRGGLLRGERVFNVVNEIIEVQDIAECALPFGCVVTNLTTGRELWFTEGDIKQAIRASCSMPGLFSPVLFEGYWLVDGAVVNPVPISLARAMGADIVIAVDLQHDAHLIAQDIFSPQTPIESKFAEIPDNWHRRLKARITDLTSNPIKNAPSAMEIMSTSIQVLENRLKRNRMAGDPPDVLIQPYCPQISMLDFHRADESIAAGQLAVEKCAEQLYPLIKHR; this is encoded by the coding sequence ATGAGAAAAAGTAAGGTTGGATTGGCTCTGGGAGCTGGGGCTGCTAAAGGATGGGCACATATTGGTGTCATTAATGCACTGAAAAAGATGGGCGTAGAGATTGATGTGGTCGCCGGGTGCTCAGTTGGCTCATTGGTTGGTGCAGCTTACGCCAGTGATCACTTGGAGGTGATGGAACGCTGGGTGCGTTCATTTAAATACTGGGATGTTATCCGAATGATGGATTTTTCGTGGCGACGTGGTGGGCTACTGCGCGGGGAACGCGTATTTAATGTGGTAAATGAAATTATTGAAGTACAAGATATCGCCGAATGCGCATTACCTTTTGGGTGCGTGGTGACAAATTTAACAACCGGCCGGGAGCTATGGTTTACAGAGGGGGATATCAAGCAGGCTATCAGAGCATCGTGCAGTATGCCTGGGTTATTCTCACCTGTTTTGTTCGAGGGATATTGGCTTGTTGATGGTGCAGTTGTTAATCCGGTTCCTATCTCTTTGGCCAGGGCTATGGGGGCAGATATCGTTATTGCGGTTGATTTGCAGCATGATGCCCATCTCATTGCGCAAGATATATTTTCCCCACAAACACCTATTGAAAGCAAGTTTGCGGAGATACCAGATAATTGGCACCGGCGCTTGAAAGCACGGATAACGGACTTAACATCCAACCCGATAAAGAATGCACCCAGCGCGATGGAAATCATGTCTACGTCGATACAAGTATTGGAAAACCGATTGAAACGCAATCGTATGGCCGGTGATCCTCCGGATGTCCTGATTCAGCCGTATTGTCCGCAAATATCAATGTTGGATTTTCATCGTGCGGATGAAAGCATTGCAGCCGGGCAGTTGGCCGTGGAGAAATGTGCGGAACAATTATACCCCCTGATAAAGCACAGATAG
- a CDS encoding UDP-glucose dehydrogenase family protein, with protein MKVTVFGIGYVGLVQAAVLAEVGHDVMCIDIDEKKVADLQKGRIAIFEPGLAPLVKENYESGRLQFSTDAEAGVAHGTIQFIAVGTPPDEDGAADLKYVLEVASTIAKYMDSPKVIIDKSTVPVGTADKVQQRIQTVLQQRGQKIAFNVVSNPEFLKEGAAVADCKRPERIVIGIDTDDNGVIDLISELYEPFNRNHDRMLIMDIRSAELTKYAANGMLATKISFMNEIANIAERLGADIEKVRQGIGSDSRIGYHFIYSGCGYGGSCFPKDIQALIRTAESCGYQPQLLQAVEQINNEQKFKLVEFILHHFNSQLAGKTLALWGLAFKPNTDDMREAPSRILMESLWKAGVTIQAYDPEAMDEAQRIYGARDDLKLMGTKESALQGADALIICTEWQNFRAPDFEMIKSRLKHPVIFDGRNLYDPERLNRQGFTYYGIGRGASINRAQ; from the coding sequence ATGAAGGTTACGGTTTTTGGCATTGGCTATGTCGGGTTAGTTCAGGCTGCGGTATTGGCTGAAGTTGGTCATGATGTCATGTGTATAGATATAGATGAAAAAAAAGTTGCTGACCTTCAAAAAGGTCGTATCGCTATTTTCGAGCCCGGATTAGCGCCGTTGGTAAAAGAAAATTATGAGAGTGGAAGGCTACAATTCTCCACAGATGCAGAAGCCGGCGTAGCACATGGCACGATTCAATTTATAGCCGTTGGCACCCCTCCAGATGAGGATGGGGCCGCTGATCTGAAATATGTACTTGAAGTTGCCAGTACCATTGCTAAATATATGGATTCCCCCAAAGTTATTATCGATAAATCTACTGTCCCTGTCGGCACTGCAGATAAAGTGCAACAAAGGATACAAACTGTTCTACAGCAACGTGGGCAGAAAATAGCATTCAATGTGGTTTCAAACCCTGAGTTTCTGAAGGAAGGGGCGGCGGTCGCTGACTGTAAACGGCCTGAACGTATTGTTATCGGTATTGATACTGATGATAACGGTGTTATCGATTTAATTAGCGAGTTATACGAGCCATTTAATCGAAATCATGACCGGATGTTAATAATGGATATTCGCAGTGCTGAACTGACGAAATATGCGGCAAATGGTATGCTGGCAACCAAAATCAGCTTTATGAATGAGATAGCTAATATCGCTGAACGTCTTGGTGCAGATATCGAAAAGGTGAGGCAGGGTATTGGTTCCGATTCACGCATTGGCTATCATTTTATTTATTCTGGCTGTGGTTATGGTGGCTCTTGTTTCCCCAAAGATATTCAGGCGTTAATTCGTACAGCTGAAAGTTGTGGCTACCAGCCTCAGCTGTTACAAGCTGTTGAGCAAATCAATAATGAGCAGAAATTTAAATTGGTCGAATTTATTCTGCATCACTTTAACTCACAACTGGCGGGAAAAACATTGGCTCTTTGGGGGTTAGCATTTAAACCCAATACGGATGATATGCGTGAAGCTCCGAGTCGGATTTTAATGGAGTCATTGTGGAAAGCCGGTGTGACTATTCAAGCTTATGATCCCGAGGCAATGGATGAAGCCCAGCGGATTTATGGTGCAAGGGATGACTTAAAATTAATGGGTACGAAAGAGTCAGCATTACAAGGCGCTGATGCTTTGATTATTTGTACTGAATGGCAGAATTTTAGGGCGCCTGATTTTGAGATGATCAAGTCCCGCCTTAAACACCCCGTTATTTTTGATGGGCGTAATTTGTACGATCCCGAGCGTCTAAATAGACAAGGTTTTACTTATTATGGGATTGGCCGTGGCGCTTCGATTAATCGTGCACAATAA
- the hns gene encoding histone-like nucleoid-structuring protein H-NS has product MSEALKILNNIRTLRAQARECTLETLEEMLEKLEVVVNERREEDSQAQAEIEERTRKLQQYREMLIADGIDPNELLNTIAAAKAATGKSKRAARPAKYQYTDENGDVKTWTGQGRTPAVIKKAIEDEGKSLDDFLL; this is encoded by the coding sequence ATGAGCGAAGCGTTAAAGATTCTTAACAACATCCGTACTCTGCGTGCACAAGCGCGTGAATGCACTCTTGAAACTTTAGAAGAGATGCTTGAGAAACTCGAAGTGGTCGTTAACGAACGCCGCGAAGAAGACTCCCAGGCACAAGCAGAAATTGAAGAACGCACACGTAAATTGCAGCAATACCGTGAAATGCTTATTGCAGATGGTATTGATCCGAATGAACTGTTGAATACTATCGCAGCTGCTAAAGCCGCGACGGGTAAATCAAAACGTGCTGCGCGCCCTGCTAAATATCAGTATACAGACGAAAATGGCGATGTTAAAACTTGGACAGGCCAAGGCCGTACTCCTGCAGTGATTAAGAAAGCCATTGAAGATGAAGGCAAATCACTCGATGATTTCCTGCTGTAA
- a CDS encoding thymidine kinase → MAQLYFYYSAMNAGKSTALLQSSYNYQERGMRTLVFTAEIDNRFGVGTVSSRIGLSSQALLYNSGTSLLSIINTEHQENPVHCILLDECQFLTKEQVQELCQVVDELHIPVLCYGLRTDFLGELFPGSKYLLSWADKLVELKTICHCGRKANMVLRLDAQGRAVHDGEQVVIGGNESYVSVCRRHYKEAIKAASLP, encoded by the coding sequence ATGGCTCAACTTTATTTTTATTACTCAGCAATGAATGCAGGCAAATCCACTGCGTTATTGCAGTCTTCTTATAACTACCAAGAACGTGGTATGCGCACTCTGGTGTTTACAGCCGAGATTGATAACCGCTTTGGAGTTGGAACCGTCAGTTCACGCATTGGCTTGTCTTCACAGGCTCTGCTTTACAATAGTGGGACATCATTATTATCTATTATCAATACTGAACATCAGGAAAATCCGGTTCATTGTATTTTACTCGATGAGTGCCAGTTTTTGACTAAAGAGCAGGTCCAAGAATTGTGCCAAGTGGTGGATGAATTGCATATTCCTGTTCTATGCTATGGTTTGCGCACTGACTTTCTCGGTGAGTTATTCCCCGGCAGTAAATACTTGTTGTCGTGGGCCGATAAATTGGTCGAGCTAAAGACAATTTGTCATTGTGGGCGCAAGGCTAATATGGTGTTACGTTTGGATGCACAGGGGCGGGCAGTTCACGATGGCGAACAAGTTGTCATTGGCGGGAATGAAAGCTACGTTTCTGTTTGTCGCCGCCATTATAAAGAAGCCATCAAAGCAGCTTCCCTCCCTTAA
- the adhE gene encoding bifunctional acetaldehyde-CoA/alcohol dehydrogenase gives MAVTNVAELNELVARVKKAQREYANFTQEQVDKIFRAAALAAADARIPLAKLAVEESGMGIVEDKVIKNHFASEYIYNAYKDEKTCGILEEDKTFGTITIAEPIGLICGIVPTTNPTSTAIFKALISLKTRNGIVFSPHPRAKDATNKAADIVLQAAIAAGAPADIIGWIDAPTVELSNQLMHHPDINLILATGGPGMVKAAYSSGKPAIGVGAGNTPVVVDETADIKRVVASILMSKTFDNGVICASEQSIIVVDSVYDAVRERFASHGGYLLQGKELKAVQDIILKNGGLNAAIVGQPATKIAEMAGIKVPANTKILIGEVKVVDESEPFAHEKLSPTLAMYRAKSFEDAVEKAEKLVEMGGIGHTSCLYTDQDNQPARVKYFGDKMKTARILINTPASHGGIGDLYNFKVAPSLTLGCGSWGGNSISENVGPKHLINKKTVAKRAENMLWHKLPKSIYFRRGSLPIALEEVATDGAKRAFIVTDRYLFNNGYADQITSVLKSHGIETEVFFEVEADPTLSVVRKGAEQMNSFKPDVIIALGGGSPMDAAKIMWVMYEHPETHFEELALRFMDIRKRIYKFPKMGVKAKMIAVTTTSGTGSEVTPFAVVTDDATGQKYPLADYALTPDMAIVDANLVMNMPKSLCAFGGLDAVTHALEAYVSVLANEYSDGQALQALKLLKEFLPASYHEGAKNPVARERVHNAATIAGIAFANAFLGVCHSMAHKLGSEFHIPHGLANAMLISNVIRYNANDNPTKQTAFSQYDRPQARRRYAEIADHLGLSAPGDRTAQKIQKLLTWLDEIKADLGIPASIREAGVQEADFLAKVDKLSEDAFDDQCTGANPRYPLISELKQILMDTYYGREFSEELDREEVAVAAPAPKAEKKAKK, from the coding sequence ATGGCTGTAACGAATGTCGCTGAACTTAACGAGTTAGTAGCACGCGTCAAGAAAGCCCAGCGCGAGTATGCCAACTTTACTCAAGAGCAGGTTGATAAAATCTTCCGCGCCGCAGCTCTGGCTGCAGCAGATGCCCGTATTCCTCTGGCCAAACTGGCTGTAGAAGAATCTGGCATGGGTATTGTGGAAGACAAAGTGATCAAAAACCACTTTGCTTCTGAATACATTTACAATGCATACAAAGATGAAAAGACTTGTGGCATTCTGGAAGAAGATAAAACCTTTGGTACTATCACTATCGCTGAACCTATCGGTTTGATTTGCGGTATCGTGCCAACGACTAACCCGACCTCTACCGCTATCTTCAAGGCTTTGATTAGCTTGAAAACCCGTAACGGTATCGTGTTTTCTCCACATCCACGTGCTAAAGACGCAACCAATAAAGCCGCAGATATCGTGCTTCAAGCCGCTATCGCAGCAGGTGCGCCAGCAGATATTATTGGTTGGATTGATGCCCCTACAGTTGAGTTGTCTAACCAACTGATGCATCACCCAGACATTAACCTGATTTTGGCGACCGGTGGCCCGGGCATGGTTAAAGCAGCTTACAGTTCTGGTAAGCCAGCTATCGGTGTTGGTGCAGGTAACACACCAGTTGTTGTTGATGAAACAGCAGATATCAAACGTGTTGTCGCCTCTATTCTGATGTCTAAAACCTTTGATAACGGCGTAATCTGTGCGTCTGAGCAATCTATCATTGTTGTTGACTCAGTTTATGATGCTGTTCGTGAGCGTTTTGCTTCCCACGGCGGCTACCTGTTACAAGGCAAAGAACTGAAAGCTGTTCAGGATATTATCCTGAAAAATGGTGGTCTGAACGCGGCTATCGTGGGTCAGCCAGCAACTAAAATTGCTGAAATGGCCGGCATCAAAGTTCCTGCTAATACTAAAATTCTGATCGGCGAAGTTAAAGTTGTTGATGAATCAGAGCCATTCGCTCACGAAAAACTGTCGCCAACGTTGGCGATGTACCGTGCGAAGAGCTTTGAAGACGCTGTTGAAAAAGCAGAAAAACTGGTGGAAATGGGCGGCATCGGCCATACATCTTGCCTGTATACAGACCAAGATAACCAGCCTGCGCGCGTTAAGTATTTCGGCGATAAAATGAAAACCGCCCGAATCTTAATCAATACCCCTGCCTCTCATGGTGGTATCGGTGACCTGTATAACTTCAAAGTAGCGCCATCTCTGACGCTGGGTTGCGGTTCTTGGGGTGGTAACTCCATCTCTGAAAACGTCGGTCCGAAACACTTGATCAACAAGAAAACTGTGGCTAAGCGAGCAGAAAACATGTTGTGGCATAAACTCCCGAAATCTATTTACTTCCGTCGTGGCTCACTGCCTATCGCGTTGGAAGAAGTGGCAACTGACGGTGCAAAACGTGCCTTCATCGTGACTGACCGCTACCTGTTCAACAACGGTTATGCTGATCAAATCACCAGCGTATTGAAATCTCATGGTATCGAAACTGAAGTCTTCTTCGAAGTAGAAGCAGACCCTACCCTGAGTGTTGTGCGCAAAGGTGCAGAGCAGATGAACTCCTTCAAACCAGACGTGATTATCGCGCTGGGTGGTGGTTCACCGATGGATGCTGCGAAAATCATGTGGGTTATGTACGAACACCCAGAAACCCACTTCGAAGAACTGGCATTACGCTTTATGGATATCCGTAAACGTATTTACAAGTTCCCGAAAATGGGCGTGAAAGCGAAGATGATCGCCGTAACTACCACATCAGGTACCGGCTCAGAAGTCACACCATTCGCGGTAGTGACCGACGATGCAACTGGCCAGAAATATCCATTGGCTGACTATGCATTGACTCCAGATATGGCAATCGTTGATGCCAACCTGGTTATGAATATGCCTAAGTCTCTGTGTGCATTCGGTGGTTTGGATGCTGTGACCCATGCTCTGGAAGCTTATGTTTCTGTCTTGGCGAACGAATACTCTGATGGCCAGGCTCTGCAAGCGCTGAAACTGCTGAAAGAGTTCCTGCCAGCCAGCTACCATGAAGGGGCAAAAAATCCGGTTGCACGTGAACGTGTTCACAATGCCGCGACCATTGCCGGTATCGCTTTTGCGAACGCCTTCTTGGGTGTCTGTCACTCAATGGCCCATAAACTGGGTTCTGAGTTCCACATTCCACACGGTTTGGCAAACGCCATGTTGATCTCTAACGTTATCCGCTATAACGCGAATGACAACCCAACCAAACAGACTGCTTTCAGCCAGTATGACCGCCCACAAGCGCGTCGTCGTTATGCTGAAATTGCAGACCATCTGGGTCTGAGTGCTCCGGGCGACCGTACTGCACAGAAAATCCAGAAACTGTTGACTTGGTTAGATGAGATCAAAGCTGATTTGGGTATCCCAGCATCAATCCGTGAAGCTGGTGTGCAAGAAGCAGACTTCCTGGCTAAAGTAGACAAATTGTCTGAAGATGCATTTGATGACCAGTGTACCGGTGCTAACCCGCGCTACCCACTGATCTCTGAGCTGAAACAGATTCTGATGGATACATACTACGGCCGTGAGTTCAGCGAAGAGTTAGATCGCGAAGAAGTTGCTGTCGCAGCCCCAGCACCTAAAGCTGAGAAAAAAGCTAAGAAGTAA
- a CDS encoding YchE family NAAT transporter codes for MSQSLLDLSGYIKFFVGLFALVNPVGILPVFISMTSYQAAAGRDKTNLTANLSVAIILWISLFLGDAILKIFGISIDSFRIAGGILVVSIAMSMISGKLGEDKQNKQEKTETAVRESIGVVPLALPLMAGPGAISSTIVWSSRYHSWQNLLGLTVAIALFAFCCWLLFRAAPLLVRLLGQTGINVITRIMGLLLMALGIEFIVTGIKAIFPGLL; via the coding sequence GTGAGTCAATCCCTGTTGGACCTTTCAGGTTACATCAAGTTTTTTGTTGGCTTATTTGCGCTGGTTAACCCGGTAGGTATCTTGCCGGTATTTATCAGTATGACCAGTTATCAGGCAGCGGCAGGGCGGGATAAAACCAACCTGACAGCTAACCTGTCGGTAGCGATTATTTTATGGATATCTCTGTTTCTTGGGGATGCGATCCTGAAAATATTTGGTATTTCTATTGATTCATTCCGTATTGCTGGTGGGATCTTGGTGGTTAGTATTGCCATGTCGATGATCAGCGGTAAATTGGGTGAAGATAAACAGAATAAGCAGGAAAAAACAGAAACTGCAGTGCGTGAAAGTATTGGCGTCGTCCCATTGGCATTACCTTTGATGGCCGGGCCGGGGGCAATTAGTTCAACTATCGTATGGAGTTCTCGCTACCACAGTTGGCAGAACCTGCTGGGGTTAACTGTTGCGATTGCACTGTTTGCCTTTTGTTGTTGGTTATTATTCCGTGCTGCGCCGCTATTGGTTCGGTTGCTCGGTCAAACCGGTATTAACGTTATTACACGTATTATGGGTTTACTGCTGATGGCATTGGGTATCGAATTTATTGTTACCGGCATTAAGGCTATTTTCCCAGGATTGCTTTAA